The following proteins are encoded in a genomic region of Acipenser ruthenus chromosome 4, fAciRut3.2 maternal haplotype, whole genome shotgun sequence:
- the LOC117400739 gene encoding suppressor of cytokine signaling 6-like: protein MKKISLKTFRKSFNLNKGKEEGEFVVVQQPTLTGDFGKDESLFGGCYSKDLASCEMNEDEKGQKNRSKSESLMGTLKRRLSAKQKPKGKGSSPSVSSVDDDTFSSSSAPISFNDVKAQRPLRSTSLRSHHYSPTPWPLRPANSEETCIKMEVKVKALVHSSSPSPACNGVRKEFHALQMDGLFEEESNPQKNPDSQNGDLHLSIDEHVPVVIGLTPQDYIQYTMPLDEGMYSVEGPRAYCLDSSSPMEVMSMASQIGDSSNHVDEGQVAQDLVVAPDIFMEPPINGLLVGTTGMVLQNSTVEAPPLSPLLPPLPSIQIQRNFPVFGGANAHVAERVRLHLNFDPNSAPGVARVYDSVQNSGPMVVTSLTEELKKLAKQGWYWGPITRWEAEEKLANLPDGSFLVRDSSDDRYLLSLSFRSQDKTLHTRIEHSNGRFSFYEQPDVEGHTSIVDLIEHSIKDSENGAFCYSRSRLPGSATYPVRLTNPVSRFMQVRSLQYLCRFVIRQYTRIDLIQKLPLPNKMKDYLQEKHY, encoded by the coding sequence ATGAAGAAAATTAGCCTTAAGACATTTCGTAAGTCTTTTAACCTGAATAAGGGCAAAGAAGAGGGAGAGTTTGTGGTTGTGCAGCAGCCAACCTTGACAGGCGATTTTGGGAAAGACGAGTCTCTCTTTGGAGGCTGCTACAGCAAAGACCTGGCTAGCTGTGAGATGAACGAGGATGAAAAAGGACAGAAGAACCGATCCAAGAGTGAGAGCCTCATGGGCACCCTGAAAAGGAGGCTGTCTGCCAAGCAGAAACCCAAAGGCAAAGGAAGTTCGCCTTCAGTAAGTTCTGTAGATGATGATACCTTCTCCTCTTCCTCTGCACCTATTAGCTTTAATGATGTGAAGGCTCAGAGGCCCTTAAGGTCTACTTCGTTACGTAGCCATCACTACAGCCCCACTCCCTGGCCCCTTAGGCCAGCCAACTCGGAGGAGACCTGCATTAAGATGGAAGTGAAGGTAAAAGCCCTGGTTCACTCATCCAGCCCTAGCCCTGCATGCAATGGTGTCCGTAAAGAGTTCCATGCCCTCCAGATGGATGGCTTGTTTGAAGAGGAGAGTAACCCTCAGAAGAATCCGGACTCTCAAAATGGTGACTTGCATTTAAGCATTGATGAGCACGTGCCTGTAGTTATTGGACTTACACCTCAGGACTATATTCAGTACACCATGCCTTTAGATGAGGGAATGTATTCAGTGGAAGGACCCCGTGCATATTGTCTGGACAGCTCTTCACCAATGGAGGTGATGTCCATGGCTTCACAGATAGGGGACAGTTCCAACCATGTGGACGAGGGCCAGGTGGCTCAAGATCTAGTGGTGGCACCAGACATTTTTATGGAACCCCCCATCAACGGGCTCTTGGTAGGTACCACAGGAATGGTCCTACAAAATTCCACAGTAGAAGCACCTCCTCTCTCCCCTTTGCTACCTCCTCTCCCTAGCATTCAGATCCAAAGGAACTTCCCAGTTTTCGGCGGTGCTAATGCCCATGTTGCAGAAAGGGTGCGCCTCCATTTGAACTTCGACCCTAATTCTGCCCCTGGTGTAGCAAGGGTCTATGACTCGGTACAGAACAGTGGGCCTATGGTGGTGACAAGCCTCACAGAAGAGCTAAAGAAGCTTGCCAAACAGGGTTGGTACTGGGGTCCCATAACTCGCTGGGAAGCAGAGGAAAAACTTGCCAACCTGCCAGATGGCTCATTCTTGGTGCGTGACAGTTCAGATGACCGTTATCTCTTAAGCCTGAGTTTCCGTTCACAGGACAAGACTCTCCATACTAGGATTGAGCACTCCAATGGCAGGTTCAGTTTCTATGAACAGCCTGATGTGGAAGGGCACACATCCATAGTGGACCTCATTGAACATTCTATAAAAGACTCAGAAAATGGAGCGTTCTGCTACTCCAGGTCCCGCTTGCCAGGGTCTGCGACTTATCCTGTTAGGCTAACGAACCCTGTTTCACGGTTTATGCAAGTGCGTTCACTACAGTACCTGTGCCGCTTTGTTATTCGCCAGTACACTCGAATAGACCTAATTCAGAAACTGCCTTTGccaaacaaaatgaaagattACCTGCAGGAAAAGCACTACTGA